One bacterium DNA segment encodes these proteins:
- a CDS encoding transposase — MARPYRLPSENCLYHIMSRGDDRKKIYKGSGDFEKFMGYVIQAKERYRFYLYAYCLMPNHFHLLLETRLANISAIMH, encoded by the coding sequence ATGGCACGTCCCTATCGATTACCAAGTGAAAACTGTCTATACCATATCATGAGCCGGGGCGATGATCGCAAGAAAATCTATAAGGGATCAGGAGATTTCGAAAAATTTATGGGTTACGTGATCCAGGCCAAAGAGCGATACCGGTTCTATCTTTATGCCTATTGTCTAATGCCCAACCATTTTCATCTCCTGCTGGAAACGAGGTTGGCGAACATCTCGGCGATCATGCATTAG
- a CDS encoding helix-turn-helix domain-containing protein — protein MTAAVIRYFNTTLDELKRSRTRPSRARQTLIYLLRKYMALTNREIGAMVGMRFSAVSKAGLQIVQLMAVDKKINRDVKKIISNFEG, from the coding sequence ATAACGGCAGCGGTGATCCGCTACTTTAACACAACACTTGATGAACTCAAGAGAAGTAGGACCAGACCATCCAGGGCTCGTCAGACCTTGATCTATCTATTGCGAAAATATATGGCATTGACAAACCGTGAAATCGGTGCAATGGTGGGTATGCGGTTTTCCGCGGTGAGCAAGGCAGGTTTGCAGATAGTGCAACTGATGGCGGTCGATAAAAAAATAAACCGCGATGTTAAAAAGATAATTTCTAATTTCGAGGGCTGA
- a CDS encoding DUF5677 domain-containing protein, which yields MYNRVDHPLLKKLIEKASGDINKIKVNDADEKFSFKIILVIFLFKAISICQSIMAILQSDPTLYHEAGILTRSLLELFINAKYIGKIPKELSERFLRYNDVWRYRFREELSRRNPKFGKKLKNGDLARSVNLDDEYKQFITIYGKDKLNNWAGKTLKEMANEVNEDWLYSVVYKIHCKYVHPDIDTLTRYMHVDNYKITIYRKSNPEEENRVLATCFGLFAQLYLLCDKEFILGNEDWIENLGKRLTTIEDENIIGSLIKQNECPYCHEHTVKNLRQSDTITIDTENKPEIIPLMKFACENIDCPQCFYVQKNLYDKIVSQNINS from the coding sequence GATCATCCATTACTTAAAAAATTAATAGAAAAAGCAAGCGGCGACATTAATAAAATAAAAGTAAATGATGCCGATGAAAAATTTTCTTTTAAAATAATTTTAGTGATATTTTTGTTTAAAGCAATTTCGATCTGCCAATCAATAATGGCAATTTTGCAATCGGATCCTACGCTATATCACGAAGCCGGTATACTAACGCGTTCTCTATTAGAACTGTTCATTAATGCAAAATATATAGGTAAAATACCAAAAGAATTAAGTGAGAGGTTCCTGCGATATAATGACGTTTGGCGATATAGATTCAGAGAAGAATTAAGCAGACGTAACCCAAAGTTTGGGAAAAAGCTTAAAAATGGAGATCTCGCTAGGTCCGTCAATCTTGACGATGAATACAAGCAATTTATTACTATATACGGAAAAGATAAGTTAAATAACTGGGCAGGTAAAACCCTAAAAGAAATGGCAAATGAGGTCAACGAAGATTGGCTATATTCAGTAGTCTACAAAATTCATTGCAAATATGTCCATCCAGACATCGATACTTTGACTAGGTATATGCATGTTGATAACTACAAAATCACAATTTATAGAAAAAGTAACCCGGAAGAGGAAAACCGCGTATTGGCAACATGTTTTGGTCTGTTTGCACAATTATATTTATTGTGTGATAAAGAGTTCATTTTGGGCAATGAAGATTGGATCGAAAATTTAGGGAAGAGGTTAACAACAATAGAAGATGAAAATATTATTGGGTCTTTAATAAAACAAAACGAATGTCCATATTGTCATGAGCATACAGTTAAAAATCTTCGCCAATCAGATACCATTACTATAGACACGGAGAACAAACCTGAAATTATTCCTCTTATGAAGTTTGCTTGTGAAAACATTGATTGCCCTCAATGTTTTTATGTCCAAAAAAATCTATATGACAAAATAGTAAGCCAAAATATAAATTCATAA